One Diospyros lotus cultivar Yz01 chromosome 1, ASM1463336v1, whole genome shotgun sequence genomic window carries:
- the LOC127814128 gene encoding cyclin-dependent protein kinase inhibitor SMR3-like: MKFISFLIVGSKDRDHDQLQDQNLVSSLTIKTTAPSLGKFDAADDDYDHDSGRCRTPTSSDQRIPLVPKCPPAPRKPKSLPLTPGKRNAATRRRLLLDLSGEVESLFPTPLVADLGESGRIKKARKVN; this comes from the coding sequence AtgaaatttatttctttcttaattgTGGGCTCAAAAGACCGCGATCATGATCAGCTTCAAGATCAGAATTTGGTTTCTTCTCTAACGATAAAGACTACGGCGCCGTCTCTCGGGAAATTTGACGCCGCCGATGATGATTACGATCATGATAGTGGGAGGTGTCGAACTCCAACTTCGTCGGATCAGAGGATTCCGTTGGTCCCCAAATGCCCGCCAGCGCCCAGAAAGCCCAAGTCGCTTCCTTTGACTCCGGGTAAAAGAAACGCGGCGACCCGGCGGCGACTCCTTCTCGATCTGTCGGGCGAGGTTGAATCACTGTTTCCTACGCCACTTGTTGCAGATCTCGGCGAGAGCGGTAGGATCAAGAAAGCCAGAAAAGTAAACTAG
- the LOC127791081 gene encoding putative E3 ubiquitin-protein ligase XBAT31, producing MGQGLSCGASPEHELFTAVQFGDLHTVEALLERDPSLIHQTTVYDRHSALHIAAANGRIEIVSMLLDRSVKPDLLNRCRQTPLMMAAMHGRISCVQKLIEAGANILMFDSSHGRTCLHYAAYYGHSDCLQAILSASRSSRIAASWGYARFVNIRDDKGATPLHLAARQRRSECLHILLDNGGLVCASTGCYGFPGSTPLHLAARGGSLDCIRELLAWGADRLQRDASGRIPYMVALKHKHGACAALLNPSSAEPLVWPSPLKFISELSAEAKALLEQALMEANKEREKNILKGTGYSLPSPSHSDAGTDDNISEVSDTELCCICFDQVCTIEVQGCGHQMCAQCTLAICCHNKPNPTAASQTAPVCPFCRSSISRLAVVQVKAENLSSSDHDTAPSKLRRLRKSRNLSEGSSSFKGLSAMGSFGKINGRGSGMITAENEWVDKP from the exons ATGGGTCAGGGGCTTAGTTGCGGAGCGAGCCCGGAGCACGAGCTCTTCACCGCCGTGCAGTTCGGCGACTTGCACACCGTCGAGGCTCTGCTGGAGAGAGACCCATCTCTCATCCACCAGACCACTGTGTACGATCGCCACTCTGCCCTTCACATCGCCGCTGCCAATGGCCGGATCGAG ATTGTTTCCATGCTTTTGGATCGATCTGTTAAGCCGGATTTGTTGAATCGGTGTAGACAG ACTCCGCTTATGATGGCTGCGATGCATGGGAGGATCTCTTGTGTGCAAAAGCTTATTGAAGCCGGGGCAAAT attttgatgtttgattcaAGCCATGGGAGGACCTGTTTGCACTATGCTGCTTATTATGGCCATTCTGATTGCCTACAGGCCATTCTCTCTGCTTCCCGTTCTTCCCGTATTGCTGCCTCTTG GGGTTATGCCCGGTTTGTAAATATTAGAGATGATAAAGGAGCAACACCTTTGCACTTGGCGGCCCGACAAAGACGATCGGAATGTCTCCATATTCTCTTAGACAATGGAGGTCTGGTCTGTGCTTCAACTGGTTGTTATGG CTTCCCGGGAAGCACTCCTCTCCATTTGGCCGCTAGAGGGGGTTCTCTTGATTGCATCCGTGAATTGTTGGCTTGGGGCGCCGACCGACTCCAAAGAGATGCATCGGG GAGAATACCGTACATGGTTGCTCTAAAGCACAAGCATGGAGCGTGTGCAGCCCTGCTGAATCCTTCATCGGCAGAGCCTCTTGTATGGCCGTCACCTTTGAAGTTCATCAGCGAGCTGAGTGCAGAAGCAAAAGCTCTTTTAGAACAGGCTCTGATGGAGGCAAACAAGGAGAGggaaaagaatattttgaaggGGACGGGTTACTCGCTTCCATCTCCATCACATTCTGATGCTGGAACTGATGATAATATTTCTGAG GTGAGCGACACAGAATTATGCTGCATATGCTTCGACCAAGTGTGCACAATTGAAGTTCAAGGCTGCGGCCACCAGATGTGTGCACAATGCACGCTCGCGATATGTTGTCACAACAAGCCCAATCCGACAGCAGCTTCCCAAACCGCACCAGTTTGCCCATTTTGCCGGAGCAGCATATCCCGATTGGCTGTCGTGCAAGTTAAGGCTGAAAACCTCAGTAGTAGTGACCACGACACCGCCCCCTCAAAGCTGAGGAGACTGAGGAAGTCGAGGAACTTGAGCGAGGGCAGCAGCAGCTTCAAAGGCTTGTCAGCCATGGGTTCGTTTGGCAAAATAAATGGGCGTGGCTCGGGAATGATAACAGCCGAAAACGAGTGGGTTGACAAGCCTTGA
- the LOC127797408 gene encoding 16.9 kDa class I heat shock protein 2-like, producing MSLIPSFFSNRRTNVFDPFSLDIWDPLDGLLGNWAPASAREASQFANARIDWKETPEAHVFKADLPGLKKEEVKVEVEEGRILQISGERSKEQEEKNDKWHRVERSSGKFLRRFRLPENAKTDQVKASMENGVLTVTVPKQEEKKPEVKAVEISG from the coding sequence ATGTCTCTGATTCCAAGCTTCTTCAGCAACCGACGAACCAACGTGTTCGACCCATTCTCCCTGGATATTTGGGACCCCTTGGACGGCCTCCTGGGCAACTGGGCGCCGGCGTCAGCACGGGAGGCCTCGCAATTCGCCAACGCCCGGATCGACTGGAAGGAGACGCCGGAGGCCCACGTCTTCAAGGCCGACCTGCCGGGGCTGAAGAAGGAGGAGGTGAAGGTGGAGGTTGAAGAGGGCAGGATCCTGCAGATAAGCGGAGAACGGAGCAAGGAGCAGGAGGAGAAGAACGACAAGTGGCACCGCGTGGAGCGCAGCAGCGGGAAGTTCCTCCGCCGTTTCCGGCTGCCGGAGAACGCCAAAACGGACCAGGTGAAGGCCAGCATGGAGAACGGGGTGCTCACAGTGACTGTGCCCAAACAGGAGGAGAAGAAGCCCGAGGTTAAGGCCGTTGAGATCTCTGGCTAA